The proteins below come from a single Bombus pyrosoma isolate SC7728 linkage group LG10, ASM1482585v1, whole genome shotgun sequence genomic window:
- the LOC122572192 gene encoding inositol-tetrakisphosphate 1-kinase-like isoform X2 produces MTDKLAHAEYGDQYAKAIISRMKEYFYQHPEIIVIDPLDNIRILINRYKSYEILQEQLQLDGVFTPRFVEIKGTNAIENISLLKMAGIKFPFLCKPLVAQGSNDAHKMMVIFNEGGVKDCQPPCVAQQFINHNAILYKIYIVGENFHVVERPSFKNFYEEDCTALNTIFFSSHDICKSDSRSKWSILTEEDIPLTVKPKHEILKKIVKRVTELFGLLLVGVDVVIENHTERYAIIDVNMFPGYDSYPNFFEQLISCIKKLSIENRDLQQHSKIYTLKKCLSDDLDSGFESDEKKKYSTKNK; encoded by the exons atgacAGACAAACTAGCACATGCTGAATATGGTGATCAATAt GCCAAAGCAATTATCTCAAGAATGAAAGAATACTTCTACCAACATCCTGAAATAATAGTTATCGACCCTTTGGACAATATtaggattttaataaatcgttATAAATCGTATGAAATCTTACAAGAACAGCTACAACTCGATG GGGTATTTACTCCGAGGTTTGTAGAAATTAAAGGTACAAATGCTATTGAGAATATATCACTGTTAAAAATGGCAGGTATTAAGTTCCCATTTCTTTGTAAACCACTTGTGGCTCAGGGTTCCAACGATGCACATAAG ATGATGGTGATTTTTAATGAAGGGGGTGTGAAGGATTGTCAGCCTCCTTGTGTGGCTCAACAATTTATTAACCATAATGCAATtctttataagatatatatagtTGGAGAAAACTTTCATGTAGTCGAAAGACCTAGTTTCAAAAACTTTTATGAAGAAGACTGTACTGCATTaaacacaatattttttagttctCATGATATATGTAAGAGCGATTCGAGGTCTAAATGGTCAATTCTGACAGAGGAAGACATTCCATTAACTGTAAAACCGAAACATGAAATACTAAAGAAGATTGTTAAGAGAGTTACAGAACTTTTTGGATTGCTTTTGGTTGGTGTGGATGTTGTTATTGAAAATCATACCGAAAGATATGCGATCATAGATGTAAACATGTTTCCTGGGTATGATAGTTATCCTAATTTCTTTGAACAATTAATAAGCTGCATAAAGAAGCTATCAATTGAAAACAGAGATTTGCAGCAGCattctaaaatttatacacTAAAAAAGTGTTTAAGCGATGACTTGGATTCTGGCTTTGAAagcgacgaaaagaaaaaatattctacaaaaaataaataa
- the LOC122572192 gene encoding inositol-tetrakisphosphate 1-kinase-like isoform X1: MDKNYIRHKKTTRKKMCDKYVIGYSISEKKRQKFNWNDFCSVCESEGFLLKMIDINSDLEPQGPFHVFIYKMTDKLAHAEYGDQYAKAIISRMKEYFYQHPEIIVIDPLDNIRILINRYKSYEILQEQLQLDGVFTPRFVEIKGTNAIENISLLKMAGIKFPFLCKPLVAQGSNDAHKMMVIFNEGGVKDCQPPCVAQQFINHNAILYKIYIVGENFHVVERPSFKNFYEEDCTALNTIFFSSHDICKSDSRSKWSILTEEDIPLTVKPKHEILKKIVKRVTELFGLLLVGVDVVIENHTERYAIIDVNMFPGYDSYPNFFEQLISCIKKLSIENRDLQQHSKIYTLKKCLSDDLDSGFESDEKKKYSTKNK; the protein is encoded by the exons atggataaaaattatattcgacATAAGAAAACAACGCGAAAAAAAATGTGCGACAAGTATGTCATCGGTTACTCGATATCCGAAAAAAAGcgacaaaaatttaattggaatGACTTTTGTAGCGTTTGTGAGTCTGAAGggtttctattaaaaatg ATTGATATAAACTCTGATCTTGAACCTCAGGGACCATTCCatgtttttatatacaaaatgacAGACAAACTAGCACATGCTGAATATGGTGATCAATAt GCCAAAGCAATTATCTCAAGAATGAAAGAATACTTCTACCAACATCCTGAAATAATAGTTATCGACCCTTTGGACAATATtaggattttaataaatcgttATAAATCGTATGAAATCTTACAAGAACAGCTACAACTCGATG GGGTATTTACTCCGAGGTTTGTAGAAATTAAAGGTACAAATGCTATTGAGAATATATCACTGTTAAAAATGGCAGGTATTAAGTTCCCATTTCTTTGTAAACCACTTGTGGCTCAGGGTTCCAACGATGCACATAAG ATGATGGTGATTTTTAATGAAGGGGGTGTGAAGGATTGTCAGCCTCCTTGTGTGGCTCAACAATTTATTAACCATAATGCAATtctttataagatatatatagtTGGAGAAAACTTTCATGTAGTCGAAAGACCTAGTTTCAAAAACTTTTATGAAGAAGACTGTACTGCATTaaacacaatattttttagttctCATGATATATGTAAGAGCGATTCGAGGTCTAAATGGTCAATTCTGACAGAGGAAGACATTCCATTAACTGTAAAACCGAAACATGAAATACTAAAGAAGATTGTTAAGAGAGTTACAGAACTTTTTGGATTGCTTTTGGTTGGTGTGGATGTTGTTATTGAAAATCATACCGAAAGATATGCGATCATAGATGTAAACATGTTTCCTGGGTATGATAGTTATCCTAATTTCTTTGAACAATTAATAAGCTGCATAAAGAAGCTATCAATTGAAAACAGAGATTTGCAGCAGCattctaaaatttatacacTAAAAAAGTGTTTAAGCGATGACTTGGATTCTGGCTTTGAAagcgacgaaaagaaaaaatattctacaaaaaataaataa